In the genome of Candidatus Binatia bacterium, one region contains:
- a CDS encoding type II toxin-antitoxin system ParD family antitoxin, whose protein sequence is MNFSLPPALRKQLDQKVQRLGAYSSTSEYLRELVRRDLQRDAIAQVDALLSEGETSGSPEPIDEHWWKKRHADLAKHRRAQVKKSKRA, encoded by the coding sequence ATGAACTTTTCCCTTCCGCCCGCGTTGCGGAAGCAGCTCGACCAGAAAGTGCAGCGCCTCGGCGCCTACAGCTCCACGAGTGAATACCTCCGTGAGCTTGTCCGGCGCGACCTGCAACGCGACGCCATCGCGCAAGTTGACGCACTCCTCAGTGAAGGCGAAACCTCCGGCTCCCCGGAACCGATTGACGAACACTGGTGGAAAAAGCGTCACGCCGATCTCGCCAAACACCGGCGCGCACAGGTTAAGAAATCGAAGCGTGCGTGA
- a CDS encoding type II toxin-antitoxin system RelE/ParE family toxin — protein sequence MSLSLDIRPQARRDVNKIAADLDDYDPAASARFLADVRAAFDRLTTFPGLGQLWRANDPAHADKRRLVLRTFPVSIFYRASATTITIVRVLHQARDIPPLLGDL from the coding sequence GTGAGCCTCTCCCTGGACATCCGTCCACAGGCACGCCGCGACGTCAACAAGATCGCCGCCGACCTCGACGACTACGACCCGGCCGCCAGTGCCCGCTTCTTGGCTGACGTCCGCGCCGCCTTCGACCGCCTGACCACCTTCCCCGGCCTCGGTCAGCTCTGGCGAGCCAACGACCCGGCGCACGCCGATAAGCGGCGCCTCGTGCTCCGCACCTTTCCGGTGTCCATCTTTTACCGAGCAAGCGCAACCACCATCACGATCGTCCGCGTTCTCCACCAAGCGCGGGACATCCCCCCGCTCCTCGGAGATCTCTAG
- a CDS encoding LLM class F420-dependent oxidoreductase translates to MEKHPIRFGIQTGQQNVEWAEMVDLWRKADAWGYDSLWNFDHFYPIFVNPEGPCFEGWTTLSALAQATTRARIGHLVNGNTYRHPCITAKMAASLDHISGGRLNLGIGAGWFELEHRNFGIDYKTLPGRLAALDEACQIIRGMFTQPKTTVHGKHYTVTDAMCLPKPVQQPHPPIMIGGTGRKVLLKIVAKHADMWNAGGNAETMRELIDIIRRHGDAVGRDTEAIEKTVMLPLCYKAAPPRQEFMCNLIASMNQKSPEEARRQIMIGDKQECLDTVERYLKAGITHFIFMTFSPYFVDEIQAFAEEVVPVVKSRR, encoded by the coding sequence GTGGAGAAGCATCCAATCCGGTTTGGGATACAAACGGGCCAGCAAAACGTGGAATGGGCAGAGATGGTGGATCTGTGGCGCAAAGCCGACGCCTGGGGCTACGACTCGCTGTGGAACTTCGATCACTTCTATCCCATCTTCGTCAATCCGGAAGGCCCGTGCTTCGAAGGGTGGACGACGCTCAGCGCGTTGGCGCAAGCCACTACCCGGGCGCGTATCGGTCACCTGGTGAACGGGAACACCTATCGGCACCCGTGCATCACCGCCAAGATGGCGGCCAGCTTGGATCACATCAGCGGCGGGCGGCTCAACCTCGGTATCGGCGCCGGCTGGTTCGAGCTCGAACACCGCAACTTCGGCATCGATTACAAAACCCTGCCCGGCCGCCTGGCCGCATTGGACGAGGCGTGCCAAATCATCCGCGGCATGTTCACGCAGCCGAAGACGACGGTGCACGGCAAGCATTACACCGTGACCGACGCCATGTGCCTTCCCAAACCGGTCCAGCAGCCGCATCCGCCCATCATGATCGGCGGCACCGGCAGAAAGGTGCTGCTCAAGATCGTCGCCAAGCATGCGGACATGTGGAACGCCGGCGGCAACGCCGAGACCATGCGCGAACTCATTGACATCATCCGGCGCCACGGTGATGCCGTCGGCCGGGATACCGAGGCCATCGAAAAGACGGTGATGCTGCCGCTGTGCTACAAGGCGGCGCCGCCGCGCCAGGAGTTCATGTGCAATTTGATTGCCAGCATGAACCAGAAATCCCCCGAGGAGGCGCGCCGCCAGATCATGATCGGTGACAAACAGGAGTGCCTGGACACCGTCGAGCGCTACCTCAAGGCCGGCATCACGCACTTCATCTTCATGACCTTCAGCCCCTACTTCGTCGACGAGATCCAAGCTTTTGCCGAGGAGGTGGTGCCGGTCGTGAAGTCGCGCCGCTAG
- a CDS encoding 4Fe-4S dicluster domain-containing protein: MGKQLAMVFDLNKCIGCQTCSVACKVLWTNQDGKRDMWWCSVNTQPGRGTPRDYETMGGGYDANGKLVLGQVPLPEEFGGASQFNWESVHQSGNGNHVHLQPKNGEPTWAMNWDEDQGAGQYPNAYFFYMPRLCNFCSKPSCVEACPNGAMYKRDDFGVILRDENLCKGAQQCAQACPYKKIYFDAVRKTSQNCIGCFPRLEHGVAPACVRQCPGRAMFVGFREDTSTIRTLVDRYKVALPLHPEWNTEPNVFYVPPLSAFVVRPDGTIDESQRRIPLSYLESLFGSDVGPALRTLEEHLAKRRRGEASELMDTLIAYKWTEVLGPFERDPATITW; the protein is encoded by the coding sequence ATGGGCAAACAGCTGGCAATGGTTTTCGACCTCAATAAATGTATCGGCTGCCAGACATGCTCGGTTGCCTGCAAGGTCCTGTGGACCAACCAGGACGGCAAACGAGACATGTGGTGGTGTTCGGTCAACACCCAACCCGGGCGTGGGACCCCGCGTGATTACGAGACCATGGGCGGCGGCTATGACGCCAACGGCAAGCTGGTCCTGGGCCAGGTACCCTTGCCCGAGGAGTTCGGCGGGGCCTCTCAGTTCAACTGGGAGTCGGTGCATCAGTCTGGCAACGGAAATCATGTGCATTTACAGCCCAAGAATGGTGAGCCCACATGGGCGATGAACTGGGATGAGGACCAAGGGGCCGGGCAGTACCCGAACGCGTACTTCTTCTATATGCCGCGCCTCTGTAATTTCTGTTCCAAGCCGAGTTGTGTCGAGGCCTGCCCGAACGGCGCGATGTACAAGCGCGACGACTTCGGGGTCATCCTCCGCGACGAGAACCTCTGCAAGGGCGCGCAGCAGTGTGCCCAGGCCTGTCCCTACAAGAAGATCTATTTCGACGCCGTCCGCAAAACCAGCCAGAACTGCATCGGCTGCTTCCCGCGTCTGGAACACGGCGTCGCGCCCGCCTGCGTGCGGCAGTGCCCGGGGCGCGCCATGTTTGTTGGCTTCCGCGAGGATACGAGCACCATCCGCACGCTGGTGGACCGCTACAAAGTCGCGTTGCCGCTGCATCCGGAATGGAACACCGAGCCCAACGTCTTCTACGTACCGCCCCTGTCGGCGTTCGTGGTGCGTCCGGACGGCACCATAGACGAATCGCAGCGACGCATCCCGCTCTCGTACCTCGAGTCGCTGTTCGGTTCCGACGTCGGGCCGGCCCTGCGGACGCTGGAGGAACATCTCGCCAAGCGGCGTCGCGGTGAAGCGTCGGAGCTGATGGACACGTTGATCGCTTACAAATGGACCGAAGTCCTCGGCCCGTTCGAGCGCGATCCGGCCACCATCACCTGGTAA
- a CDS encoding molybdopterin-dependent oxidoreductase encodes MTAKPTTTEQRASEDTYRNLWKWDKVTWGCHAVDCYPGGCPWRVYSKDGKIVREEQAGIFPTIEPGVPDMNPMGCQKGAAWSQQHYNEERVLYPMKRAGKRGEGKWQRVSWETALNDIADAILDAVKDQGPNSLYHIGTPGEGGTQQILWNNFSAQLGFQVTDLQAEINDFSPGIYTTFGKFDPAPGADDFFHSELVLIWHANPVYTNITWYHFMQEARYNGGEVVTIAPDFSPSAVHADYHVPINIGTDAAFANAMSQVVIAEGLMDADFVKKQTDLPLLVRTDTRRFLRAADIAGGSDEQFYWLDAKTNKVFEAPRGTLNPGTVDPALDGSARVKLASGVEVEVRPVFSLLRDMLNARYTPEKAQAICGVHPDTIRLMARKIAKRKTRIMMGWNSGKYYHGDLMERAMMLILGLTGNWGKHGTGARSWAVGLNDGMFTVLLKSQAGPEMTLATRAMHDAMIQMIMEADPTLTDEMANYQVERTMTEMIGFATPPAFFWYYHCGYREIWNRPGYNDPAMKRSFDAYFQEALDKGWWESANRHAKTAEPRFLIEVGGNLLRRQRGGARMLLKNLWPKLKMIVSVDWRINTTGLHSDYILPAAQHYEKINQPYSSPMHMHVLLIDKAAEPPGEARSEWQMIQGLAKALQERAKARHAQPWLRKNGEPVPLEDLWSWITKGGDLKEDAKLIDEVIRDSAIIGTIPADSTLDTMREKGAVRAIGWGNSAMMVCQQSPIEPNKTHTPFRNHVEQLKPYPTLNRRASFYIDHEWYLEADEEMPVHKDNPHHGGEFPLRLTSGHPRWSIHSMNQTSSIMLGTQRGYPVMYMNPDDMKARGLSDDDEARLFNDLSDMRIRVRYSPGTMPGQVVIYNGYEPFQFKDWRGPENVEPGMVKWLHFAGGYGHLNYRGLHWQPIPIDRAVHVDVAKA; translated from the coding sequence ATGACTGCGAAGCCAACGACGACAGAACAGCGCGCCTCCGAGGACACCTACCGTAACCTCTGGAAGTGGGACAAAGTTACCTGGGGTTGTCACGCCGTCGATTGCTATCCGGGTGGTTGCCCGTGGCGGGTGTACTCCAAAGACGGCAAGATCGTCCGCGAGGAGCAAGCCGGGATCTTTCCGACCATCGAGCCGGGCGTGCCCGACATGAATCCCATGGGCTGCCAGAAGGGCGCGGCCTGGAGCCAGCAGCATTACAACGAGGAACGGGTCCTGTACCCGATGAAGCGCGCCGGCAAACGCGGCGAGGGGAAGTGGCAGCGGGTGTCCTGGGAGACGGCGTTGAACGACATCGCCGATGCCATCCTCGACGCCGTCAAGGATCAGGGACCGAACTCGCTCTACCACATCGGCACGCCGGGCGAAGGCGGCACGCAGCAAATCCTCTGGAACAATTTCTCCGCCCAACTGGGTTTCCAGGTCACCGACCTGCAGGCCGAGATCAACGACTTCAGCCCTGGCATCTACACCACCTTCGGCAAGTTCGATCCGGCTCCCGGCGCCGACGACTTCTTCCACAGCGAATTGGTGCTGATCTGGCACGCGAACCCGGTGTACACCAACATCACCTGGTACCACTTCATGCAGGAAGCCCGGTACAACGGTGGCGAGGTCGTCACCATCGCGCCGGACTTCAGCCCGTCGGCCGTGCATGCCGACTACCATGTTCCCATCAACATCGGCACGGACGCCGCCTTCGCCAATGCCATGTCACAGGTGGTGATTGCCGAAGGATTGATGGACGCGGACTTCGTCAAGAAGCAGACCGACCTGCCGCTGCTGGTACGCACGGACACCCGTCGTTTCCTGCGGGCTGCGGACATCGCCGGCGGCAGCGACGAGCAGTTCTACTGGCTGGACGCCAAGACGAACAAGGTGTTTGAGGCCCCCAGGGGCACGCTGAACCCCGGGACTGTGGACCCTGCCCTTGACGGGTCCGCCCGCGTCAAGCTGGCGAGTGGCGTCGAAGTCGAGGTCCGCCCGGTCTTCTCCCTGCTGCGCGATATGCTCAACGCGCGGTACACTCCGGAGAAGGCCCAGGCCATCTGCGGCGTGCATCCCGACACCATTCGCCTCATGGCCCGGAAGATTGCGAAGCGGAAAACCCGGATCATGATGGGCTGGAATTCCGGCAAGTACTATCACGGCGACCTGATGGAGCGGGCGATGATGCTCATCCTCGGACTCACCGGCAACTGGGGGAAACACGGCACCGGGGCGCGCAGCTGGGCCGTCGGCCTGAACGACGGCATGTTCACCGTCCTGCTCAAATCGCAAGCCGGCCCCGAGATGACGCTGGCGACGCGGGCGATGCATGACGCGATGATCCAGATGATTATGGAAGCCGATCCGACGCTCACCGATGAGATGGCGAACTACCAGGTCGAGCGGACGATGACGGAGATGATCGGCTTCGCCACGCCCCCCGCCTTCTTCTGGTACTACCACTGCGGCTACCGCGAGATCTGGAACCGCCCCGGGTACAACGACCCGGCGATGAAACGCTCGTTCGACGCCTACTTCCAGGAGGCTCTGGACAAGGGCTGGTGGGAATCGGCCAATCGGCACGCCAAAACGGCGGAGCCGCGCTTCCTGATCGAGGTGGGCGGCAATCTGTTGCGCCGGCAGCGCGGCGGCGCCCGTATGCTCCTGAAAAACCTCTGGCCGAAACTCAAAATGATCGTCTCGGTCGACTGGCGCATCAACACCACCGGCCTGCACTCCGACTACATCCTGCCCGCGGCGCAGCACTACGAGAAGATCAACCAGCCGTACTCCAGCCCCATGCACATGCATGTCCTCCTGATCGACAAGGCCGCGGAGCCACCGGGTGAGGCGCGCAGCGAGTGGCAGATGATCCAGGGCCTCGCCAAGGCGCTGCAAGAGCGCGCCAAAGCGCGTCACGCGCAGCCGTGGCTGCGCAAGAATGGGGAGCCGGTACCGCTGGAGGATCTGTGGAGTTGGATCACCAAGGGCGGCGACCTGAAGGAGGATGCCAAGCTCATCGACGAGGTCATCCGCGACAGCGCCATCATCGGCACGATCCCGGCCGACTCGACCTTGGACACTATGCGGGAAAAGGGCGCGGTGCGCGCCATCGGGTGGGGCAACTCGGCGATGATGGTGTGCCAGCAGTCGCCCATCGAGCCCAACAAAACGCACACGCCGTTCCGTAACCACGTCGAACAGCTCAAGCCCTACCCCACCCTGAACCGCCGCGCCTCCTTCTACATCGACCATGAGTGGTACCTGGAGGCGGACGAGGAAATGCCGGTGCACAAGGACAACCCGCACCACGGCGGCGAGTTTCCCCTGCGGCTGACGAGCGGCCATCCGCGCTGGAGCATCCATTCGATGAACCAAACCAGCAGCATCATGCTGGGAACACAGCGCGGCTACCCGGTCATGTACATGAACCCCGACGACATGAAGGCACGCGGCCTCAGCGATGACGACGAGGCCCGACTGTTCAACGACCTCTCCGACATGCGCATCCGCGTGCGCTACTCTCCGGGCACCATGCCGGGCCAGGTGGTGATCTACAACGGCTATGAGCCCTTCCAGTTCAAGGATTGGAGGGGACCTGAAAACGTCGAACCGGGCATGGTCAAGTGGCTCCACTTTGCCGGCGGCTACGGCCACCTGAACTACCGCGGCCTCCACTGGCAGCCGATCCCCATCGACCGCGCCGTGCACGTGGATGTTGCCAAAGCCTGA
- a CDS encoding MFS transporter: MSRQNATAAGGWQSSLPLVIAGFVISFVVVGGGIETVGVFLNAISAANHWSRSSLSLGVSVGAVMAALSTPAVGVLVDRHGVRLPMTAGVALLFVGFVILMLMQQPWHFVAANVFLGPGFAACALLPLTIAVTLLIPDRTTLALGIVAAGTSAGALVLAPLLQAVIEATGWRNTYILMGSAVVLTPLPFIAFALPRGQLRSAAAREPQQRPQGSPLRDLRQPGVGALAGVMMLPGLTAFSVSVHLVPYLTGLGRTGTAAAAALGAMVGISAVGKIGGGLLGDRLGALRTLRLALALDAIALVLLHYASASVALGGFITLYGLALGAQIAVIPAIAIGVLGAERFGTLFGLLQLGTMLASAVGPVASGLIFDATGHYAGAILLWLVALIAATATAFWIPPAKTTVVSTPVRQAVA, translated from the coding sequence ATGAGCCGCCAGAACGCGACCGCAGCAGGCGGGTGGCAGTCGTCTTTGCCGCTGGTCATCGCCGGCTTTGTGATTTCGTTCGTCGTCGTGGGCGGAGGGATCGAGACTGTCGGCGTGTTCCTGAACGCCATCTCGGCCGCCAACCACTGGTCGCGTTCAAGTCTGTCGCTCGGGGTCAGTGTCGGTGCGGTGATGGCGGCGCTCAGCACCCCCGCCGTCGGAGTGCTGGTCGATCGTCATGGCGTGCGCCTGCCGATGACGGCCGGGGTGGCGCTGCTGTTCGTGGGCTTTGTCATCCTGATGCTCATGCAGCAACCGTGGCATTTCGTCGCCGCCAATGTTTTCCTCGGTCCAGGCTTCGCCGCTTGCGCCTTGTTGCCGCTGACGATTGCCGTGACCCTTTTGATTCCCGACCGGACGACACTGGCGCTGGGGATCGTCGCCGCCGGGACCAGCGCGGGCGCGCTCGTCCTTGCGCCCCTCCTGCAGGCAGTGATCGAAGCCACCGGCTGGCGCAACACTTACATTCTCATGGGATCGGCGGTGGTGTTGACGCCGCTGCCCTTCATCGCCTTCGCCTTGCCGCGCGGGCAGCTACGGTCAGCTGCGGCGCGGGAGCCGCAACAGCGACCGCAGGGAAGTCCATTGCGTGACCTCCGCCAGCCCGGGGTCGGCGCACTCGCCGGCGTTATGATGCTGCCGGGCCTGACCGCCTTTTCCGTCTCGGTGCATCTCGTTCCGTATCTGACCGGGCTCGGGCGCACGGGAACTGCCGCTGCCGCCGCACTCGGCGCGATGGTTGGGATTTCCGCCGTTGGGAAGATCGGCGGCGGGCTCTTGGGGGATCGCCTTGGCGCCTTGCGCACCTTGCGTCTCGCGCTCGCGCTCGACGCGATCGCTTTGGTGCTGCTGCACTACGCCAGCGCCTCGGTGGCACTCGGCGGCTTCATCACGCTTTACGGACTGGCGCTCGGCGCACAGATTGCGGTGATTCCGGCGATCGCTATCGGCGTCTTGGGCGCTGAGCGGTTTGGGACGCTCTTCGGTCTTCTCCAACTTGGGACGATGCTGGCGTCCGCCGTCGGGCCGGTTGCCTCGGGTCTGATCTTCGATGCCACCGGGCACTATGCTGGCGCGATCTTGCTGTGGCTCGTCGCACTGATCGCCGCCACCGCGACGGCATTCTGGATTCCACCCGCAAAGACCACGGTGGTGAGCACTCCAGTGAGGCAAGCAGTCGCATGA